Proteins from a single region of Chryseobacterium sp. T16E-39:
- a CDS encoding SDR family oxidoreductase — MRKTIFITGASSGLGKATAKLFHSHGWNVIATMRNPENETELTTLDNVSVIKLDVTNKEELEKTIAQVLTETQIHVVVNNAGYGLVGPLEAFTDEQIKKQIETNLMGVIRITKTFTPYFRERKEGVLINITSSFGLMGFPTCSIYSATKFAVDGFSESMGYELAQFGVQVKVVAPGGIQTDFAGRSLDGAQHKAYQQLTEKVQEGYSPEQMANYSKSEDIASVIFEAATDGKDQLRYIAGKDAIALYNDRNTIGIENYVQKVKSGFAFKEVEN, encoded by the coding sequence ATGCGAAAAACAATTTTCATCACCGGAGCTTCATCTGGATTAGGAAAGGCGACAGCAAAACTATTTCATAGTCATGGATGGAATGTGATTGCTACCATGAGAAATCCAGAAAATGAAACTGAACTTACTACACTAGATAACGTGTCTGTTATTAAATTGGACGTTACTAATAAAGAAGAATTGGAAAAAACGATAGCACAAGTTCTTACCGAAACTCAGATCCATGTGGTCGTTAATAATGCAGGATATGGTTTGGTTGGTCCTTTGGAAGCATTTACAGATGAGCAGATCAAAAAGCAGATTGAAACCAATCTGATGGGCGTGATCCGTATCACCAAAACATTTACGCCCTATTTCAGAGAAAGAAAAGAGGGGGTTCTGATTAATATTACTTCCAGTTTTGGATTAATGGGCTTTCCAACATGTTCTATTTACAGTGCAACAAAATTTGCGGTTGATGGTTTTTCAGAAAGTATGGGATATGAGCTGGCTCAGTTTGGAGTTCAGGTAAAAGTAGTTGCTCCCGGAGGGATTCAAACTGATTTTGCAGGACGGTCTTTGGATGGAGCCCAGCATAAAGCGTATCAGCAACTGACTGAAAAAGTGCAGGAGGGATACAGTCCTGAACAGATGGCCAATTATTCAAAATCAGAAGACATTGCCAGTGTAATTTTTGAAGCTGCTACCGATGGTAAAGATCAGTTGAGATATATTGCCGGTAAAGATGCTATTGCTCTGTACAACGACCGCAATACAATCGGAATTGAAAACTATGTTCAGAAAGTAAAATCAGGGTTTGCGTTTAAAGAAGTTGAAAATTGA
- a CDS encoding organic hydroperoxide resistance protein, with the protein MKVLYRIGATATGGRNGHVKSENGILDLEVRMPKGLGGANEDYANPEMLFAAGYSSCFDSALNLVIKQTRVKTGETTVTAQVSLGQIENGGFGLAVDLHANIPGVSLEEAQSLVEKAHQVCPYSNATRGNIDVKLSVTNNEFSN; encoded by the coding sequence ATGAAAGTATTATATCGTATTGGCGCAACTGCCACAGGAGGAAGAAACGGACACGTAAAAAGTGAAAACGGGATATTGGATCTTGAAGTAAGAATGCCAAAGGGACTGGGTGGAGCTAATGAAGATTATGCCAATCCGGAAATGTTATTTGCGGCAGGATATTCTTCTTGTTTTGACAGTGCTTTGAACTTAGTCATTAAACAAACCAGAGTAAAAACGGGAGAAACTACGGTTACGGCCCAGGTAAGTCTTGGCCAAATTGAAAATGGAGGTTTCGGTCTGGCAGTGGATTTACACGCTAATATTCCCGGGGTTTCTTTGGAAGAAGCTCAGTCTTTAGTTGAAAAAGCACATCAGGTTTGCCCTTATTCTAATGCAACCAGAGGAAATATTGATGTAAAATTAAGTGTAACAAATAATGAGTTCTCCAATTAA
- a CDS encoding HlyD family secretion protein, with amino-acid sequence MENNKTEQIENIEPKKKKSLVFPIILAVVLIGGGIYGYRTYTYGQVHEETDDAQIASNLSPVISKVSGYVTQIKVKDNQLVKKGDTLVILDNRDQKMALSQAEAALSTAKSNISTAQASTTASSKNIGSSEAAVATANAQIEAAKVNVWKTGQDLKRYSVLVKDHSITEQQYEQALAAKQSADRQLQVLVDQRNQIAQQTGIASSQTEATSQQIGVANSVAKQREVDVENARLNLSYTVITASEDGFVGKVPIQVGQYLQAGAQLFSLVKNDQKWVVANFKETQVDKMVEGQKVKIEIDAFPDQEFEGVVSSFSPATGATFSILPPDNASGNFVKVVQRLPVKIDFVKLDPNIAKKLRTGMNVKAEVSLK; translated from the coding sequence ATGGAAAATAATAAAACAGAACAAATAGAGAACATAGAACCAAAAAAGAAAAAAAGTTTAGTTTTTCCTATCATTTTAGCCGTTGTATTGATCGGAGGTGGGATTTACGGATACAGAACTTACACTTACGGACAGGTTCACGAAGAAACTGATGATGCACAAATTGCTTCTAATCTAAGCCCGGTTATTTCTAAGGTTTCAGGATATGTAACACAAATAAAAGTAAAAGATAACCAGCTGGTAAAGAAAGGGGATACTTTGGTTATTTTGGATAACAGAGATCAGAAAATGGCTTTGAGCCAAGCTGAAGCCGCTTTATCTACAGCAAAAAGTAATATATCAACTGCACAGGCATCTACAACCGCTTCTTCCAAAAATATTGGAAGCTCTGAAGCTGCAGTAGCTACGGCTAATGCCCAGATAGAGGCCGCTAAAGTAAATGTTTGGAAAACAGGTCAGGATTTAAAAAGATACAGTGTTCTTGTAAAAGACCATTCGATTACTGAACAACAGTACGAACAGGCTTTAGCAGCAAAACAGTCTGCTGACAGACAATTACAGGTTCTGGTAGATCAGAGAAATCAGATTGCTCAGCAAACGGGTATTGCTTCTTCTCAAACTGAAGCTACTTCTCAACAAATTGGAGTTGCGAATTCTGTAGCTAAACAAAGAGAAGTAGATGTTGAAAATGCAAGATTAAATCTTTCATATACCGTAATTACAGCTTCTGAAGATGGATTCGTTGGAAAAGTTCCTATTCAGGTTGGACAGTATTTACAGGCAGGAGCTCAATTATTCAGTTTGGTAAAGAATGACCAAAAATGGGTAGTTGCCAATTTTAAAGAAACTCAGGTTGATAAAATGGTAGAAGGGCAAAAAGTGAAAATTGAAATTGATGCTTTCCCTGATCAGGAATTTGAAGGGGTAGTAAGCTCTTTCTCTCCTGCAACGGGAGCTACATTCTCTATCCTGCCTCCAGATAATGCAAGTGGTAACTTCGTAAAAGTGGTACAAAGACTTCCCGTAAAAATTGACTTTGTAAAACTAGATCCGAATATCGCTAAAAAACTGAGAACAGGAATGAATGTGAAAGCTGAAGTTTCGTTAAAATAA
- a CDS encoding TetR/AcrR family transcriptional regulator translates to MISKEENILFAAEKLFAEKGFDGTSTREISKAANVNISMISYYFGSKEKLYEKLVEYRMNEGQFFSKDILERTDINEWEKIEKIVDEFSGKVKNNKCFYRIMQREQLHAENPQIVEFLKQTKMGFLSMYSQILKSGLEKGIFTKNPLIYLLHTTVSGTLFYASNAKEMYKEFLNDTDDEETFDEKYYKELNKHIKYLLKDLLGYEQNK, encoded by the coding sequence ATGATTTCAAAAGAAGAAAATATATTATTTGCCGCAGAAAAGCTTTTTGCAGAAAAAGGTTTTGACGGGACTTCTACAAGAGAAATCTCTAAGGCAGCAAATGTAAATATCTCCATGATTTCTTATTATTTCGGTTCAAAAGAGAAATTATATGAAAAATTGGTTGAATACAGAATGAATGAAGGTCAGTTTTTTTCAAAAGACATTTTGGAGAGAACAGATATCAATGAATGGGAAAAAATTGAAAAGATAGTAGATGAATTTTCAGGGAAAGTGAAAAATAATAAATGCTTTTACAGGATCATGCAACGTGAGCAGCTCCATGCGGAGAATCCACAAATTGTAGAATTCTTAAAGCAAACAAAAATGGGTTTTCTTTCCATGTATTCACAGATATTGAAAAGTGGTTTGGAAAAAGGTATTTTCACTAAAAATCCTCTTATATACTTATTACACACAACGGTAAGCGGAACGTTGTTTTATGCATCCAATGCTAAGGAAATGTATAAGGAGTTCCTGAATGATACCGATGATGAAGAAACTTTTGATGAAAAATATTACAAAGAACTTAATAAACATATAAAATATTTACTAAAAGACCTTTTGGGTTATGAACAAAATAAATAA
- a CDS encoding TolC family protein: MNKINNSVIALALFVGIANINAQEKKQLSLDEAVQLGIQNSKNLKIDAAKIEEATADLLEAKNKQLPDLKISGQYMRLTNAKVDVKFLNESGSGGGGSMASPKSVFLGQANLSMPLYAGGRIRYGIESAKYLVEASKLSTENDKIAIAYNVAQAYNNLFKANQSIKVLEENLTASQKRDETFLKLENNGVIARNDRLKANLQTSDLELQLLDAKNNYNIANLNMDLLLGLPETTEIEVDPNYIDESQDAKPVDYYMNEAQQNRKDLQALSQQRRAAQLGTKAAKAEYYPTVALTGGYIAVDAPKFLTVYNAVNVGLGIQYNLANLWKQNSSLRQSQAKEKQLEANNELLNDNIKLDVNREFLNTNYSKQRIAVFEKSAVQANENYRITKNKFDNGLATMTELLDADAAQISANVGVINAKADAALAYRKLLQTTGTLTIK; encoded by the coding sequence ATGAACAAAATAAATAATTCAGTTATTGCACTTGCTCTATTTGTAGGAATTGCAAACATAAATGCTCAGGAGAAAAAACAACTCAGCCTTGATGAAGCTGTTCAGTTGGGAATCCAAAATAGCAAGAATCTTAAGATCGATGCTGCTAAAATAGAAGAGGCAACCGCAGATCTTTTGGAAGCAAAGAATAAGCAACTTCCCGATTTGAAAATCTCAGGGCAGTACATGCGTTTAACGAATGCAAAAGTTGATGTGAAGTTTTTGAATGAATCAGGATCAGGTGGAGGCGGATCGATGGCATCCCCAAAATCTGTATTTCTGGGGCAGGCAAATCTTTCAATGCCGTTGTATGCTGGTGGAAGAATCAGATACGGGATTGAATCTGCAAAATATCTTGTGGAAGCATCAAAACTAAGTACTGAAAACGATAAAATAGCTATTGCTTATAACGTTGCACAGGCTTATAATAACTTGTTTAAAGCGAACCAATCTATAAAAGTTCTGGAGGAAAACCTTACGGCTTCTCAAAAAAGAGATGAAACATTTCTTAAATTGGAAAATAATGGGGTGATTGCAAGAAACGACCGTTTAAAAGCCAATCTTCAAACTTCAGATCTTGAATTGCAATTATTGGATGCTAAAAACAATTACAATATTGCTAATCTCAATATGGATTTATTATTAGGTCTTCCTGAAACCACTGAGATAGAAGTTGATCCTAATTATATTGACGAAAGTCAGGATGCCAAACCTGTAGATTATTACATGAATGAGGCTCAGCAAAATCGTAAAGACCTGCAGGCCTTAAGTCAACAAAGAAGAGCAGCACAACTAGGAACCAAAGCAGCAAAAGCTGAATACTATCCTACAGTAGCTTTAACCGGAGGTTATATTGCAGTGGATGCACCGAAATTCCTAACCGTCTATAATGCAGTGAATGTTGGATTGGGAATACAATATAATCTGGCTAATCTTTGGAAGCAAAATTCATCTTTAAGACAGTCTCAGGCTAAAGAAAAGCAATTGGAAGCAAATAATGAATTATTAAATGACAATATCAAACTTGACGTCAACAGAGAATTTTTAAATACAAATTATTCTAAACAAAGAATTGCCGTTTTTGAAAAGTCAGCAGTTCAGGCCAATGAAAACTATAGAATTACAAAAAATAAGTTTGACAATGGTTTGGCAACAATGACAGAACTTTTAGATGCAGATGCAGCTCAGATTTCAGCCAATGTTGGAGTAATTAATGCAAAAGCAGATGCAGCACTTGCGTACAGAAAACTATTACAAACTACAGGAACTTTAACAATTAAATAA
- a CDS encoding TQO small subunit DoxD, translated as MKNITNQPTDRAGLYTLSIRMVIGWTYFSAFWRRLVLENKLVPDEHGYIGEKFNHFLPNALGIKPIIEYLVTHPDALHTSMVTFTIVEAVVGLLIMFGLFTRLMSIGIFGLAFGILLGSGWLGTTCLDEWQIGVLGIAGGFTLFLTGSGPYSLDYYFLKNKLRFTSRRWFQWLGSGDLPIRSPQPFVLVVSVFILALTLFTNQYFHGGVWGRLHNKSVKPKVEISNLSLTDTHIQFEVYRTEGADVYGSFLIGIHILDNKGHLLKELDHIELSKFQPENIKNHYVAKVKAGKHSLIIPLGAKADLKLNIKDIPDLKNKIHSIKLIDISGIEWIAEL; from the coding sequence ATGAAAAATATTACCAATCAGCCTACTGATAGGGCTGGTTTATATACCTTATCGATCCGGATGGTTATCGGATGGACTTACTTTTCAGCTTTTTGGCGCCGCCTTGTCCTTGAAAATAAACTCGTTCCGGATGAACACGGATATATAGGGGAAAAATTCAATCACTTCCTTCCCAATGCCCTAGGGATCAAACCTATTATAGAATATCTGGTTACCCATCCTGATGCTTTACATACCTCAATGGTTACCTTTACAATAGTTGAGGCCGTTGTTGGATTACTGATTATGTTTGGACTGTTTACCCGTTTAATGAGTATTGGAATCTTCGGACTTGCTTTTGGGATCCTGCTTGGATCCGGCTGGTTGGGAACAACATGTCTTGATGAGTGGCAAATTGGTGTTTTGGGGATTGCAGGTGGATTCACTTTATTCCTTACAGGTAGTGGACCTTATTCTTTAGACTACTATTTTTTAAAAAACAAATTACGTTTCACCTCCAGGAGATGGTTTCAATGGCTTGGCTCAGGTGACCTTCCTATTCGTAGCCCTCAACCTTTTGTATTGGTAGTTTCAGTTTTCATCCTGGCTCTTACTCTTTTCACCAATCAATATTTCCACGGTGGTGTTTGGGGAAGATTGCATAATAAATCTGTAAAACCAAAAGTTGAAATCTCCAATCTTTCTCTTACTGATACTCATATTCAATTCGAAGTATACAGAACAGAAGGTGCCGATGTTTACGGTTCGTTTCTTATTGGAATTCACATTCTGGATAATAAAGGACATCTGTTAAAAGAGTTAGATCATATTGAATTATCAAAATTTCAACCGGAAAATATCAAAAATCACTATGTGGCTAAAGTAAAGGCAGGTAAACACAGCTTGATTATTCCATTAGGAGCTAAGGCAGATTTAAAACTGAATATTAAAGATATCCCCGATCTAAAAAACAAAATCCACAGTATAAAACTGATCGATATCAGTGGCATCGAATGGATTGCTGAACTTTAG
- a CDS encoding tail fiber domain-containing protein, with product MKKITTSLFLLFSGITMFVSAQTNVWTGTATPTTTTSGNVGIGVATPAARLDISSGSAISAVKINHFYKPFLGSNVANIVEIYNQATNIIPPVNPVLINWLSTGGTFGLLSLSNAANESRMMYNDNLGNVRSSGITMYSSPSFGNGTIINSIRGVAYFNFLNGGNGSSTGGVTLLGNGNNELYVDGRFQVALEARAQSFISTSDRRLKDNIKPLKEISGNLFNLNTYSYTFKPKKDLESRADTRVHFGLIAQEVEKEFPNLVSIDEKGNYALNYIEIIPLLLNELKDQKSEIKELKSKMDEMEAKINAISSKGTSYEMVKTTGSFSLEQNVPNPFNQETVIRFNVNDNNAAIGVYDLSGRQMELIPIKKGEKQITLSARTLSPGTYLYNLVVNGKTVDSKKMIVTN from the coding sequence ATGAAAAAAATCACAACTTCTTTATTTTTACTTTTCTCAGGTATAACAATGTTTGTATCTGCACAGACTAACGTATGGACAGGGACAGCAACACCCACAACTACTACAAGTGGGAATGTAGGTATTGGTGTTGCAACTCCCGCAGCACGACTAGATATAAGCTCAGGAAGTGCTATTTCTGCTGTGAAAATTAATCATTTTTACAAGCCCTTTCTCGGTTCAAATGTTGCAAATATTGTGGAAATTTATAATCAGGCAACTAATATAATTCCTCCGGTAAATCCGGTATTAATTAACTGGCTCAGTACTGGCGGAACTTTTGGGCTTCTTTCATTATCTAACGCAGCAAATGAAAGCCGTATGATGTATAATGATAATCTGGGAAATGTGAGATCTTCCGGAATTACGATGTATTCCAGTCCTAGCTTTGGGAATGGAACTATTATTAATTCTATAAGAGGAGTAGCTTATTTTAATTTCCTGAACGGTGGGAATGGCTCTTCTACCGGAGGAGTTACTCTTTTAGGAAATGGAAACAATGAACTCTATGTGGACGGACGTTTTCAGGTCGCTCTTGAAGCAAGAGCCCAATCTTTTATCAGTACATCAGACAGAAGACTAAAAGATAATATTAAACCCTTGAAAGAAATTTCAGGCAATCTATTTAACCTAAATACTTATTCTTATACTTTTAAGCCTAAAAAAGATTTAGAAAGCAGAGCTGATACTAGAGTGCATTTTGGTCTTATTGCACAAGAAGTAGAAAAGGAATTTCCTAATTTAGTTAGTATAGATGAGAAAGGAAACTATGCACTTAATTATATTGAAATAATACCATTATTACTCAATGAATTAAAAGACCAGAAAAGCGAAATAAAAGAACTGAAATCTAAGATGGATGAAATGGAAGCTAAAATCAATGCTATTTCAAGTAAGGGTACCTCTTATGAAATGGTAAAAACTACCGGATCTTTTTCTCTTGAACAGAATGTTCCCAATCCTTTTAATCAGGAAACAGTAATACGATTTAATGTCAATGATAATAACGCAGCTATTGGGGTGTATGATCTGAGTGGCAGACAAATGGAACTGATACCCATAAAAAAAGGAGAAAAACAAATTACGCTTTCTGCAAGGACTTTATCTCCGGGAACCTACCTTTATAATCTTGTTGTAAATGGTAAAACAGTAGATTCAAAGAAAATGATTGTGACCAATTAA
- a CDS encoding DHA2 family efflux MFS transporter permease subunit: protein MQDSLVEYGARRVIITITAILCALLEIVDSTIVNVALNEMKGNLGSTLSEVGWVITAYAIGNVIIVPMTSWLSQQFGRRNYFAASIIIFTIFSFLCGNATNIWELVFFRLCQGIGGGALLVTSQTIITESYPVEKRSMAQAIYGLGVIIGPTLGPPLGGYIVDNFSWPYIFYINIPIGIAATLMTLQFVKSPKYAEKRKVSDVDWLGIALLAVTVGSLQFILERGHEEDWFASGMIVAFTVSAILGFILFLWRELTFKYPIVELRVLKNSNLRIGTAMSFVLGFGLYGSTFIVPLYTQSILGWTALQSGALMIPAALTTAFMMPIIGRLLSKGAKQQILVSLGLFIFFVYSFWGYKILTPDTSKEAFFWMLIVRGAGLGLLFIPITSLSLSTLKGQEIGQGAAFTGMMRQLGGSFGIAAITTFIANASQKYRVNLITHLDGDSFEVQQRLAALKASFISKGMTPDNALNAAYKMLDMSVTKQATVLSYMDVFLYLGIAFLICIPFILFVKERKSKEKIDLSEAMH, encoded by the coding sequence ATGCAAGATTCATTAGTAGAATATGGAGCCCGGAGAGTAATCATTACGATTACAGCTATTCTTTGTGCTCTGCTTGAAATTGTGGATTCCACGATTGTGAACGTTGCCTTGAACGAAATGAAAGGTAACCTGGGATCTACACTTTCTGAAGTGGGTTGGGTAATTACTGCCTATGCGATAGGTAACGTAATTATCGTACCGATGACGAGCTGGCTTTCACAGCAGTTCGGACGTAGAAATTATTTTGCAGCCTCTATTATTATATTTACCATATTTTCATTTTTATGCGGGAATGCGACGAACATCTGGGAGCTGGTATTTTTCAGATTATGCCAGGGTATCGGTGGAGGAGCATTATTGGTAACCTCGCAGACGATCATCACGGAATCATATCCTGTTGAAAAAAGAAGTATGGCTCAGGCGATTTATGGGCTGGGAGTAATCATTGGTCCAACGTTAGGTCCACCACTGGGAGGATATATCGTTGATAATTTTAGCTGGCCTTATATTTTTTATATCAACATTCCAATTGGTATTGCAGCTACCTTAATGACTTTACAATTTGTAAAAAGTCCGAAATATGCTGAAAAAAGGAAAGTCTCCGATGTTGACTGGCTTGGAATTGCTTTATTAGCAGTTACTGTAGGATCATTACAGTTTATTCTGGAAAGGGGACATGAAGAAGATTGGTTTGCCAGTGGAATGATTGTGGCCTTTACCGTATCTGCAATATTAGGATTTATACTCTTTCTCTGGAGGGAACTTACCTTTAAATATCCTATTGTAGAGTTGCGGGTTTTAAAGAACAGTAATCTGAGGATCGGAACTGCGATGTCCTTTGTATTAGGATTTGGTTTATATGGTTCCACCTTTATTGTTCCATTATATACACAGAGTATTTTAGGGTGGACGGCTTTACAGTCTGGAGCATTAATGATCCCTGCTGCTTTGACGACAGCTTTCATGATGCCAATTATCGGTAGATTGCTTTCAAAAGGAGCGAAACAGCAGATCCTTGTTTCCTTGGGACTGTTTATCTTCTTTGTTTACAGTTTCTGGGGCTATAAGATCCTTACACCAGACACCAGTAAAGAAGCCTTTTTCTGGATGTTGATTGTAAGAGGGGCCGGACTGGGACTCTTGTTTATACCGATTACATCCTTATCCTTAAGTACATTGAAAGGGCAGGAAATTGGACAGGGAGCGGCATTTACCGGAATGATGAGGCAGTTGGGAGGATCCTTTGGGATTGCAGCTATTACCACATTCATTGCGAATGCGAGCCAGAAATACAGAGTGAATCTTATTACCCATCTCGATGGAGACAGCTTTGAAGTGCAACAAAGGTTAGCAGCCCTGAAAGCAAGCTTTATATCTAAAGGTATGACTCCTGATAACGCATTGAATGCAGCATACAAAATGCTGGATATGTCGGTAACGAAACAGGCAACGGTGTTATCTTATATGGATGTATTCCTGTATTTGGGAATCGCTTTCCTAATTTGTATACCATTTATCTTGTTTGTAAAAGAACGGAAAAGTAAAGAAAAAATAGATTTGAGTGAAGCCATGCACTAA
- a CDS encoding ATP-binding protein, translating to MNWENIAGQENLKKLLRDSIDENRVSHAQLFIGKEGYGTFPLALAYAKEILQRENEHAASKVEHLNHLDLHFSFPVYTDNKNSLSKNKFEDFREMILASPYASYDDWTAFLDSENKQLFISADEVDDQNQKFALKSFEGGTKILVVWRADKMNIAASNKFLKFLEEPPAKTIILLTAENSNDILPTILSRTQIVEVPRINDADIEGYLKKNFSVSEDQSREIVHEAQGNLNDAVKLLQSGNKNEEFERLFIQWVRDAFQVKKKPEFLKNIILWAREIAGWNREKQKNFLDYCSEIFRLALLQNYQSESLVYKKIDANGFNWAGFSKFISGANIESILEEISTADLHLTRNGNPKIIWTDLGIKLSRYIHKTT from the coding sequence ATGAATTGGGAGAACATTGCCGGACAAGAAAACCTGAAAAAACTTCTCAGAGACAGTATCGATGAAAACAGAGTAAGCCACGCCCAGCTTTTCATAGGAAAAGAAGGATATGGAACATTTCCATTAGCCCTCGCTTATGCAAAAGAGATCTTACAACGCGAAAATGAGCATGCAGCTTCTAAAGTTGAACATTTGAACCATTTGGATCTGCACTTTAGCTTTCCTGTCTATACAGACAACAAAAACTCTTTAAGTAAAAATAAGTTTGAAGATTTCCGGGAAATGATTCTCGCTTCTCCTTATGCAAGTTATGACGACTGGACGGCTTTTCTGGATTCAGAAAATAAACAGCTTTTTATTTCTGCTGACGAAGTTGATGATCAAAACCAAAAATTCGCTCTGAAAAGTTTTGAAGGGGGAACCAAGATTTTGGTCGTTTGGAGAGCGGATAAAATGAATATTGCTGCCTCTAATAAATTTTTAAAATTTCTTGAGGAGCCTCCGGCTAAAACAATCATTCTGCTTACGGCAGAAAATTCGAATGACATCCTACCAACGATACTTTCAAGAACACAAATTGTCGAAGTTCCAAGGATTAACGATGCGGATATTGAAGGGTATCTAAAGAAAAATTTTTCGGTTTCGGAAGATCAGTCCAGAGAAATAGTTCACGAGGCACAAGGAAACCTGAATGATGCGGTAAAGCTTTTACAATCAGGAAATAAAAACGAAGAATTTGAGCGACTTTTTATTCAGTGGGTAAGAGATGCTTTCCAGGTCAAAAAAAAGCCTGAATTTCTTAAAAATATTATACTTTGGGCGAGGGAAATTGCAGGATGGAACAGAGAAAAACAGAAAAACTTTTTAGACTATTGCTCTGAAATATTCCGTTTGGCGCTGTTGCAGAATTATCAGTCAGAAAGTTTGGTTTATAAAAAAATCGATGCCAATGGTTTCAACTGGGCAGGATTTTCAAAATTTATCAGTGGGGCAAACATTGAAAGTATTTTAGAAGAAATCAGTACTGCCGATCTGCACTTAACGAGAAATGGAAATCCAAAAATTATCTGGACAGATCTTGGAATCAAGTTATCGAGATATATTCACAAAACGACATAA
- a CDS encoding alpha/beta hydrolase has translation MKQVIFILCFLFFSFIKSQTIYSKDYGNKDNPPIIFIHGGPSGNATLFEGTTAEALANKGFYVIVYDRRGEGRSKDDKATMTFKESFEDLLQLYKTYNLKKANILGHSFGGIIATLFTNQYPEKVNSLTLAGALFSQQETYDHILKGAKEKFKDDPSHLKHIGEIENLNKNSAEYRKSCYDIASEMNLFTMPAPTPKSKQLREEYASGDFYKNNYRNPDSPLKFYKNESQNNLNNINVLKSIKKKGIPIFAVYGKDDGIFSEKQISELRSITGDENFSRIDNCSHYLFVDQQDEFLKFIVQHLH, from the coding sequence ATGAAACAGGTTATTTTCATTCTTTGCTTTCTATTTTTTAGCTTTATAAAATCACAAACCATATATTCTAAAGATTATGGGAACAAAGACAATCCACCAATTATTTTTATTCATGGTGGGCCAAGCGGAAATGCAACCTTATTTGAAGGAACTACTGCTGAAGCTTTAGCCAATAAGGGATTTTATGTAATCGTGTATGACAGACGTGGTGAAGGACGTTCAAAAGATGATAAGGCAACCATGACTTTTAAGGAAAGTTTTGAAGATCTCCTGCAGCTTTATAAAACCTATAACCTTAAAAAAGCAAATATCCTGGGGCATAGTTTCGGGGGGATTATTGCGACTTTATTTACCAATCAATATCCAGAGAAAGTAAACTCTTTGACACTCGCTGGTGCCTTATTCTCACAACAGGAAACTTATGATCACATTCTTAAAGGGGCTAAGGAGAAATTTAAAGATGATCCTTCACACTTGAAACATATTGGTGAGATTGAAAATTTAAACAAAAACTCCGCCGAATACAGGAAAAGCTGTTACGATATAGCCAGTGAAATGAATCTTTTCACAATGCCTGCCCCAACTCCAAAAAGTAAACAGCTAAGGGAAGAATATGCATCCGGTGATTTTTATAAAAATAACTACAGAAACCCGGATTCACCATTAAAATTTTACAAAAACGAAAGTCAGAATAACCTTAATAACATTAATGTTTTAAAAAGTATAAAAAAGAAGGGTATTCCCATTTTTGCTGTCTACGGGAAGGACGACGGGATATTTTCTGAAAAACAAATCAGTGAATTGCGCTCTATCACGGGAGACGAAAATTTCAGCCGTATAGATAATTGTTCACACTACTTATTTGTAGATCAGCAGGACGAATTTTTAAAATTCATCGTTCAACACCTGCATTAA